Below is a window of Agrobacterium vitis DNA.
CGGCAATCTGCCAACGGGGGTCGAGCCCCATCCGGCTCTGGCTATCAGCCAGCACCTTGACACGTTCGGCATAGAGCGCATCGAAACGCGCGTCGGTCATTACTTCCCAGTGGGAAACATAGAGATCATGGAGGCGGTCGATCTGCCTCTCGCCGGTAAACTGACGGGCCGCATCGGGTGCCGTCTGCAGCTTGCGAAAAAACGCGCGCAGACCCGTTTCCACCTCAGGCTCCAGCCCGACCCGGTGGCGGCGCAAAAGACTGCAAGCATCCTGGTCCAGTCCGGCAAAATTCAGCCGGTCCCGCAAGCTGCCAGCCTGCGATCCACCTGTCCGTTCTGCCTCAGCGTGCTGAACCAATTGCCAATCCCCGCGGGGTCGGCCCTGTCGAACCAGGAACTGACCGCCATCACCTGTTAAATCGTCCGCATGGATACGCTATACGCCGCATAACCTTGAGAACCGCTCTGTACTGGAGATACCGGATCGGAACCGGTACGGTGGGACTGGCATCATGCCGGGTGGGACGCGCAACGCGCCCATTCCTCCGTGTCCTACAATCTTTATGGTTAATTCGTTGATTGGAGGTTAATGTTTATTCAATGCTCAACTTTACTGCCAAATTCTTAAAATTTGAATCTATTTGTGAAGGCCTAAACGTGAAATCAAGCTTGGAGCAAGGTTAAGTTGTGCTAATGTGGCACCAAGCGGCATGAAGGTCGAAAAGGTGGGCAATGATTGTTCTAGTAATAGGGGCTGCGCTGATTGCAGCAAGCACGATAGTGGTTGTATCGCTGAATGAGCGAGGCAAGTTGGCGGTCGCGACAAAGCCGACATTCTGACATACCATGCGTTTAACCCACGCATGAAGAGCAGTCCAACCTAGTAAAACTGCTGGATTTATCGTCTCCAACCGAAAAATTGCCCAGATATCTGGTCCATATCCTTCTAAGGATAGGCAGGGGCTGGCTGTGCCGTATCAAATCGTCCGCAGCCCTCAAGGGGCCTTTCACGGTCCACCAACGCACGCCATCGGCTTGAAGCTTGCCGCCCTGCCCATTCCCCTGTAGACGCATGGGGAACAGGTGCAATTGCCGGATATATCTATGAATACCGCCACGTCCCAGCCCCGCCGCCTCACCATTCTGGGGTCGACCGGCTCTATCGGAACCAACACACTTGATGTGATCAGACAAATGGGCGGGCGCGATCGCTTCGATATCATGGCCCTGACAGGGCATGGCAATGTCGCGCTTCTGGCGGAGCAGGCATTGCTGACAGGCGCAAAGCTGGCGGTTACCTCCGACGAAAATCAATATATTGCCTTGAAAGACCTGTTGTCGGGCAGCGGTATCGACGTTGCAGCCGGCAGCAGCGGGTTACAGGAAGCAGCATGCCTTGAGGCCGACTGGGTGATGGCCGCCATTGTTGGCACCGCCGGTTTGCAGCCGACCTTGACCGCCGCCGCACGCGGCGCCGATATCGCGCTGGCCAATAAGGAATGCCTTGTTTCGGCAGGCGAATTGTTCATCGAGACGGTACGCAAGGGCGGCGGCAAGATTATCCCCGTCGATAGTGAGCATTCGGCGATTTTCCAATGCCTGGACGAAAATCACCGCGACACACTGGAGCGCATCGTGTTGACCGCCTCGGGCGGGCCATTTCGCACCTTCACCCGCCAGCAGATGGCCGATGTGAGTGTTCAAACCGCCCGCGCCCATCCAAATTGGTCCATGGGACTGAAGGTGTCGATTGGCAGCGCCTCGATGTTCAACAAGGCGCTGGAGATGATCGAAGCAAAGCACCTGTTCGATCTGACACCCGACCAGATCGAGGTTATCGTCCATCCGCAGTCGATCGTTCATTCGATGGTGGGCTACAGTGATGGCTCCGTATTGGCCCAACTTGGCGTGCCGGATATGCGCACCGCCATCGGTTATGCGCTGAGCTATCCGAAACGCGCGGCGCTGGATGTGGACCGGTTGGATTTTACCAAGCTGGCGCGGCTGGATTTCGAAGCGCCGGACCTGGACCGCTTTCCGGCCATCCGTCTCGCCCGTACGGCGCTTGAGCGCGGCGGCTTGCAGGGCGCCGTGCTGAACGCCGCCGAGGAATGTGCCTTTGAGGCTTTTGTCGAGGAAAAAATCGGTTTTCTCGCCATGGCCGATGTGGTCGAGGATGTCATGGACCATCTATCGGGCTTGGCACCGGCGACCTTGATTGCCGATGTCTTTGCCGCCGATGCGCAGGCACGACGCCGCGCTCAGGAAGTCATCCTGAAAAAATGCCGTACGCTGCAATCATGAATGCCGTAACACTTTAAATTTGCTGCATCATTTTTCTCTTGAGCCGATTTCGGCTTCAGGAATTATCCATCCGCGCATACCGCAGCACGCAAGCGCTCGACATACGCACCGTCACAGCCTTCCAATGCCGTATTGCTCAGGCTGACCACGGTCAAACCGGCCTCGGGAACGATAAACCAGGTATTGCCATAGACACCACCCCATTGCACCGCGCCCGGTGGCAGGGCGGTGGCCGCTGCTGCGGAATCGGTGATGACAGCGCCAAGAAAACTGAAGCGCTTGCCGGCAAGCCCCATGGGGAGATCGTCGATCTGGTTGGAGAGACACATCTGCGCAAGCTCGGGTGACATCAGTCCCCCACCGCCTGTACGAATGGTTTCAAGCAGCGTCAGCACATCCAGCGCCGTACCGGCCATCCCCCCGCCACCGGACTGGAAGGCACGTGGATTGAAAATCCGCGAGGGGGAAAAAGCCGGTCCTTCGCCCGACAGAGCGGTTGACCGCCATTGGTCTTCCATGCGCTCGGCCCGCGTCTCGCCGTCCCGGTAGGGTACGGCCAATCGGGACATATCCGTGACATGGAACCGCGCATCCGCCAGCCGCAACGGCGCGCAGACATGCTCGACCACCGAAGCCTCCAGAACGCATCTGTTCTCGATGGAGCCGAAAAATCGTTCGAACGGAACGCTTCCGGGGAGCGGAGGAGCGCTTGTGGCTTCCGTGGTCTCTGTCTGTTCCGAGAGGCTGTTTTCGCCATGCACCTTGGCAACAACTGCGCCCAGCAGATCCGTGGCGATAGAATAGCCCCAACGCTCGCCAGGGACAAAAGCCAGCGGAATGGCATTATGGCGGCTGAAATTCTCCTCAACCGTCAGATCCGTATCGAGGAGACCGAGATTGATCGCCCGCTCACGCGGCAGCCTTTGCAGCGCCGGATCATAGGTCAGACCCGATGTGTGAGTGAGCAGATGACGCACCGTGATGGCGGCAAATGTGCCGGCTGGCGTCTTGGGCCGGAACCACGGAAGATGATCTGCCACCAGATCGTCAAGACCCAGCAATCCCTTGTCGATCAGAGTGAGCGCCGTGGCCGCGACAAATGGTTTTGTGACTGATGCGAAGCGAAAAATCGTATCGAGCCGCACTGGAATACGCGCTTCCCGATCCGCATAGCCGATGGCCCGTCGCAGCAGGGGCTGTCCGTGCTTGAACACCATGACCACCGCCCCAACCAGAGCCTCGCTTGATACAGCCTCTTCCAGCACGCGGTTGACCCGCTCGACAATCGACATCCCATCCCTCCCCTAAAACAAAATGCGGGCCATGTGACCATGACCCGCACAACCTGCGCAAGAGTGAAATGGAAAAATCAGGCGACAGCCCGCGCCAGCGCACATCTCGACCAGAGCTGATGCAGAGCTCCGACCAGATGATCAACATCGGCATCGCTGTGCAAGGGCGTCGGGGTGATGCGCAGGCGCTCGGTTTTCTTCGGCACCGTCGGGTAATTGATCGGCTGCACATAGATATTGAAATTGTCGAGCAGGATATCGGAGATCCATTTGCATTTGGCGGCATCGCCAACCAGGACCGGCACGATATGGCTGGGATTGGGCATATGAGGAATGCCGCGCGCATCCAGAAGCGACCGCAGCCGGCGCACCCGTTCCTGATGGGCGAAACGCTCGATCTGGCTGGACTTCAAATGCCGGATCGACGCAACTGCACCGGC
It encodes the following:
- a CDS encoding serine hydrolase domain-containing protein — protein: MSIVERVNRVLEEAVSSEALVGAVVMVFKHGQPLLRRAIGYADREARIPVRLDTIFRFASVTKPFVAATALTLIDKGLLGLDDLVADHLPWFRPKTPAGTFAAITVRHLLTHTSGLTYDPALQRLPRERAINLGLLDTDLTVEENFSRHNAIPLAFVPGERWGYSIATDLLGAVVAKVHGENSLSEQTETTEATSAPPLPGSVPFERFFGSIENRCVLEASVVEHVCAPLRLADARFHVTDMSRLAVPYRDGETRAERMEDQWRSTALSGEGPAFSPSRIFNPRAFQSGGGGMAGTALDVLTLLETIRTGGGGLMSPELAQMCLSNQIDDLPMGLAGKRFSFLGAVITDSAAAATALPPGAVQWGGVYGNTWFIVPEAGLTVVSLSNTALEGCDGAYVERLRAAVCADG
- the dxr gene encoding 1-deoxy-D-xylulose-5-phosphate reductoisomerase, with the translated sequence MNTATSQPRRLTILGSTGSIGTNTLDVIRQMGGRDRFDIMALTGHGNVALLAEQALLTGAKLAVTSDENQYIALKDLLSGSGIDVAAGSSGLQEAACLEADWVMAAIVGTAGLQPTLTAAARGADIALANKECLVSAGELFIETVRKGGGKIIPVDSEHSAIFQCLDENHRDTLERIVLTASGGPFRTFTRQQMADVSVQTARAHPNWSMGLKVSIGSASMFNKALEMIEAKHLFDLTPDQIEVIVHPQSIVHSMVGYSDGSVLAQLGVPDMRTAIGYALSYPKRAALDVDRLDFTKLARLDFEAPDLDRFPAIRLARTALERGGLQGAVLNAAEECAFEAFVEEKIGFLAMADVVEDVMDHLSGLAPATLIADVFAADAQARRRAQEVILKKCRTLQS